The DNA window CTGATCCCAATCCGCTCATTCTAAGTTTTTGGCCATCTTTGATTTgactttggccactttgactctcAATGTGTTTTAACTTATTCGAAAGACTTGTACAGTCGTACTGTTTAATTGTatatttgcaaaatgttacCACTTACAAACAACATTCATTTACAAACGCTGCGTTTCACATTGAACATGGTAATTGagataaatattatttaacaaaagAATTATGTGATACTTTTGTTTGCGCATTTGCTACTACTCGCTTTAGCGGCTTTGTGCAGGTGCCAATGATGGCCAAACGTGCTCGAATTTATGgccaataaattaaaaaacttttacaaagAGCGTAACAAAACACGACAGTATGGCAGCATTAATTGAAAGCCCCGACTGCTGCGAGTGTAGCTGAGCATATCAAAGGTAATTACGAATGCCGTTTACAGCAGCCAAATGGCTAAGATACCACCCACCCAACAGCACCCACTTACCCACTCATCTCATTATTTAGTTaattatatgtttgtgtgcCGGCAATTAGAACTCAGATTTCATTGTTGGCCGAAAACCATTTTGTGGCCTACTCGGTTGCCATcaatgacgatgatgatgatgtccATGAAAAGGGCAAGCAGGCTACATGGCTTCGCttcgctttgctttgctttgctcaCCGCAAACttctaattaatttgaaaGGAAACATTTGAAACGCCTTGTGTTGCGGTTGAAATGGCCCACCTCCCAAACAAACCCCATCAAATGGGTCTTAGACATGTGCAAACGCCTCGCAATTTTCCAGCAAGCTCATTAGAAACCAGGCACTCGATTGAGCTGACAATATTATTCTAGGCTAATTTCTATTACCAGGCAAAGTAACAATACTTACGGTTTTTTGCACcactttttttgggggggaaATTTGCTGCTCGAATAATTGGAAAAACTATCTTGGCCAGCGAAAAGTTGCCCAACTTGGGCTCTTAACACATTTAATCAAGAGGCGGAAAAATCCGAAATTTTAGCGCCACAATGCATTAAAACTGAAAGTGAAACTGTTGGCTATGCAACtttatttcggttttggttGCATCATTGCGAAGGCTTAACCCCCATTGCCTGCCTACTTCCCTGATGTTTATAAAGCTGCTTGGGATTTTACCAAAAAGCtgtgcaaaaatgaaaaagtttcGGCAGCCCTGTCAAATGGCTTTGctatttggccaaaaaagttttaatatgCTTAAATTAGTGAATTTTTTAAGCCACCATTTTAGTTATCTCTATTTCTGGCATCGAACTCACTAGGTAGTGTGTACTGTGAGCTGGGTATAAAAAGTCGCATTTAAAACTAGTGACTAAAAACGTAAACCCTTCCATGCGCAGCTGTCCATGAAGACTCATCCTAGTTGAGCTTAACTAGCTGCCAGGATATGGTTGCAAGATGTACCTGTTGGCCGCACCGAGATTCATTTTAACAATGCCAGTGAAAGACGTCAAGAGAGCTGTCATGTCAGCCgcaaaataaacgaaattcgCTGCCCTGAGTGGAGCAGCATCCAAGGACCCCACGATGGTGGGGGCTGACCCAAAGGATCGAGGGGGAGGAAGTCGACATAAGTAATTAACCGAGTGATAAAGAACCTGGCCCTGGGGCAACACAAGTTGCTGTccaagacgacgacgacaaggCTCGTCATTAGCGGCCGAAAATGTTGCATTTAGTTGTGGCCCTGATGAATATggttaatttcatttatataagtatatacattGTACATAAGCATATACACATGGAGCGTTAGAGCCTGggaaatatgtatttatccCTGggcgacgatgacgatgacgatgacagCGCCTGACCAAGACACATTTTTCGTTTGTCCTCTAATTGCATATCTGAGGATGGTGATTATTATGGAGCTTCAACAACGATGATGAAGACCAGCCGTACAATTACCAAGTCTCCTGCTGTTCGGAGCTCTGTTTTGATGTCCTGGCCAGCAGGACAAGAGAACCGAACCCCTGGACATTGGCCAGACGAAGCCGTGTTTCAGTGTCTAATTAAAAGCACCGGCACCTGGCCTCTTAATTTATGCTCGTTCAGGGACAGGTTCCGAGAAAATCCCGCCCCAAATTCCACATTTCGCCTTCTAACTTCCACTCCGCATTTGCATGCTTTCTCTGCGGATCTCAAATGTTTTGGCTGGAAAAGTTTATGGTATAAATCGCACACTTGGCTCGTAACTCGCAGCTGTTGGGAGGGAAAATTGCATGTTTTGCGTCTTTGAATGCGCACACCGGATATCACGGTATTTTTAAGACACTCCTGGGGAAGGAATCTCTTTtgatttcaaaaataaaataaattactcTCAGAACAAAGCGACCTAGTAATCCTTGCATCAGTTGTTAAGTCTCCTTACTCATACCCCAAAGCCAAATCATAGCTGCCATAACATTTTCAAGtgtatttcaaattgaaattgtgaGTTTTTATAGTAAATTTCCACTTCACCATGACGGATCCGATTAACACCAACTTCGATGAGAGTGGAGCTCCTCCCATCGGAGGCGATACAATGAACAAGCGGCTGGATTGCGAGCATTTAGGTGAGAAATGCCTCAAGTCAATAAGGCTTAACACTTAAAtgattatttgtttatttggccaaaacagaTCAGATGACGGATAATTGGACCGATTATCAAAGACCCTCGTTTGCCACCGCACTTCTGCGATTTTTCGGCAACGTATTTGGTGAGATACAAACAAACTTAGATATGAATGGATGTAATATTTCTATTTCCTTGCAGTCGACATATTTAATGCGATTTTTGGCTGAGTAGTGATGCAAATACTCTGTATACTTGTAATTTTTGCAGGCGAGCAGCAAGTAGTTAAACTAATAAAATTGTTAGTTGTAAAAATGTCTTTATTTTCACTACTTGGTACTATATTACTGGTTTGTATGACACTTAGCCACAATAGATTTCTGTAAATACGGGAATGCGGCAATAGCAGGTGCAGTTTTCGAACTCATTTGCGTATTGTGATATTTCGGTAATGAACCTCTCTAGATTTTCCGGGTTTTTAAATATGTTCTTGCCCACACTGAGATCGTTGTCCACCAGGATTTTCCAGCGTCTCATGCTGGCAATGACATCGCCGCAGAAGTCGCGTTTACTCTTCTCAGCCGCCTTCTTCACGTTCTTCATGAGCCCCTTTTGCTTTCCTGtgaaataatttcaaatataaattttattgagaATATTCATAAGTCAACTTACTGTACACTCTATTCTTTTCGACCAACGCCGTATGAGCCTCTCGCTGAGAGGCATCGTATATCTCGATGATCCTGTACATGCGCCTGTCAATATTCTTGGACATTTTCAAGGCGGCATCGCACTTCGGTTTGCATTGGCTCCAATAGCGTGCTCCTTCGAAAGGGACTTTGCTGAACTTGTTGCTCTTCCTGAAAGTTTCCGTAGCCCTGCTTCGATCGTCCAAATCTTTTGTCAGCTGCGACTTTACCCTTCCGTTGTGAAACCGGAAGTGCAAGCTGGCCAGCAGCTTCTCTATGCGCGACAAGCAGCTGTTGGTGGCAGTAAGGCggtatttcaataaaatagaTACTATGATATAACTCACTTTGAGTTCTTAAGCGAATATACGCCCGGAATCGCAAAGGTGCGGAGCAGGTGATGCAACTTGAAGGCCACGCAGTTGAGCAGATCCTCGGCGGCGCACACCTGTTTCCTGAGCAATTTGCTGTGGTCGTGAATGGTGCGGCGGCTCTTCCATCCTCGGAATAGGGCCTGAATCTTGGTGGCCGACCGGTGGTGGTGATCCAGGACCCGCTGCTGCAGCATGTTCTCCACCAACCTCAAGTAGTTGTTTCTCACCGAGAATCCGCGCCACCAGCGTTGAATCGTGATGGCCGCCGCTCTCAAGTCCTTGAAACACTTTCGAAAGTGGAATTTTCGCCAGTTTTGTTGGACAGTTCGTGCTGCTTTGTATTGCTTGTAGTCCAGTAGAAGAATTCCGGTGctgaaattggtttttaactCTTCGAATGGAGCAGTAAAAGTAGCCTTACCGCGAAAGGAGTTGCATTCTGCAATTGGATGATTTAATCGATCCACTAATGGACTCGGAGACGCCACTTAGTGGCACCGTGGCCCTTCGCGTATGCTGCATCATGGGTAGTATTCCTGAAAACATCCTGCCAAATTAACTGCGCTACTTCTTTCTAATTTAAgtgtttgtgttgtgtgtttgGTGTAAGTATTAACATGTTTTGGTAGAACAAAGTAGAAGAAAGTGTTTGCTATGACTGACATCTCGTTGGAAAATCGATGACTCGTAGATTTCGCAGCTAGAAGCTGCTGGCGATAATTTATGGCCTCCAGCGATTATAAACGCATAAATCTTCGGGCTTTGCATCCTGGTCTCCATTTAGGCgacatattttatttcgccTTTGCATCAACATGTTTTGCCGCTTATCGCGTCGTGGGAAAACAGATTTATGTGTCTCTTCCACCACCACCGACCGAGTTGGCATAAATATTCTGCAGACTGGCTTGAATTTTCCAAAGGCGGTATTTCTAATACTTAATTGAATTGTATCGATGCCTGTGGACATAAGCTCGCTTGAGCCCAAGTTGAACGAGGGCCCCATATTGGCAGTTTCCCATTTATGATGCCCTTGACTGCAACGGCCATGCTATCCAATTGTGTTCTAATGCTGACAAATGGCCGAGGTCAAGTTGCCATAAATTCGGGACACCGAACGCCATTAGGTGGTCCTGGCCGGCACTTTAAACGAAAATCGATACGGAGCCACGACATTTTGCCAGCTCATTATGGGCCACAAATGAACCGCactgccacacacacagaggcacagaggcacacacacacacagagacacagtGCCATTCACATACACAATCGCAAACAAACGGTCGGAAATGAAACGGAAATTCTCATTTATGGCGCCCTTGACGCCatttccagtttccagtttccagtttgGTCGCTATCTATGCGGCCCTGACAAGTTGGCACTGCACgctgatttctgatttctgatgcagattgcgattgcgattgcagGCCCTGATTGCAGCAGCCATGAGATTTATGGTCCATATACCCCGTGCTGACCCAGTATGTTAGCTGATAGCCAAACTAGACCAGAAAGGCATGCTAGTCACAGTCACAGTTGGCAGAGTGTCCCCCGTTCTAAACAGCCATTCACCTTGGGGTTTCGATTGCGGTTTTTGGGGCAGCTGGCTGCTCGACTGGCATTGCCGTAAATTAGTTTTTACACCTGACCGACTGGGAACAGCACGTTCTTTGATCCCTCGAAGGGTTTGCCTCGCAGCAGATGTATTTTAATTGTCCTCCAATCACATGTCTAGACAACAGAACGAGAGCTATTTATTTGTGGAATGTGCACGCTTGTGTAAATACGAAAAGGTCCTGCCTTCGCTTtatgacacacacacacacacacacagaaggGGGGTGAGAAAGGTAGGGGCCCAAATCTAATTTGAAAAGTACTAACCCGTAACGAGCCAAGAGCCATATATCAAAAGAAGCTGCTAACCCAAGGAATTTACGAGCCAACACCCCAAAtatgttggccataaaattgTTCTGAGAGCGGAAGCAAAAGGTTTCAAAAGCGACCTACGTATGTAGTTTTACTTTAAGAAGGCCTTTTAATTTTTGAGTACCCTAGAACTTTGAGTCAACCAGAAAACCGAGTAGTCCACCTCGCACGGAGTTGTTTTGTACATTTTGGAagaaactatgcaaaaatcaatataaaatttgtataacaaAACGAAAAGTAGGCTGGGCGTTAGGGGTTCGATCTTAAATTTCAAACGATTTTCAGTAGCTCAACAAACTCACACTCGACAGTAAATTACAGAGGCAACATCTGGTCGATAAAAGATTGTATCATAATTCGTTTGTGGTTTGCAAATCAAGAAAACTATATTTaagctgaaaattaaaaaaaaatacaaatatggATCGCATTCAGATCGGCGAGCAGCTGTTCTTCCAGCGGAGTGACGGTCGAGTGCATCCGGTTGTGTGCACTGCCAAGAATCTGGAGCATGATTCCATAACGGGCGAGTGGACCGAGGGCACAGTGGTCAAGGGTAAGGAGGTGCCATTAAGCACACTGATTGGCATCAACCGTCACATATTCGCGGAGAATCAATCGCCGCCAGCCAAGCCACCGAACTCCATGCTGCCAAGGCCGAGGGCCCTGAGTCCGCCCGGAGCACCTTTGTCCCTACGCAAGTCCCACACTGGAAATCCGTATACAGAACGCATACGAGTGCCAGACTGTCGCAGTAAAATTGCCACAAGAAAGACGGATCCTGCTCTTGCGGGAAATCGTGAGCAGGCCAGATCACACACCCCTCGGGTGGCCACCTGTAGGCCGACCCGGGATGCCAGCCCCACCCAAGGTCGCAGCAAGGCGCAGCTTGGCCACAagggcagcaacaacaacagcagccaacGCTGTTCCAGTGTCGTGAGGGAGGTGAATCGCATGAAGGAGGAGCGGGAGAAGCGCAGGGCGCGCCaggtggagcagctgcaggagaAGGATGCAATGCGTCGCAAGGATCCGAACAATCCCAACTGGGAGGTGTCGCTGATGCTGCGCCAATACCGCTCAACCTTGAACTTTTCCCCACTTCGATGCCTGGATCCCAATGGTGCTACTGTTCAGCAAATTAcggtgtgtgtgcgtaaaCGACCGATGAGCCGGCGGGAGGAGAACACCAAGAACCTGGACATCATCTCAGTGCCCAGTGCCGACACCCTGATCGTTCACGAGATGCGCCTCAAGGTGGATCTCACCAAGTTCCTGGAGCACCACAAGTTCCGTTTCGACTACACCTTCGACGAGGAGTGCTCCAATGCGCTGGTCTACGATCACACTGCTCGTCCCCTGATCAGAACCATGTTCGAGGGCGGCAATGCCACGTGTTTTGCTTACGGACAAACTGGCAGCGGCAAAACGCACACCATGGGCGGCGAATTCTTCGGAAAGATTCAGGATTGCGGCACCGGCATCTATGCCATGGCAGCCCGCGATGTCTTCGAGGAGGTATCCCGGCCGGAGTACCAGGAAATGGGTGCCAAGATAACGTGCAGCTTCTTCGAGATCTACGGCACCAAGGTGTTCGATCTCTTGCTGCCCAACAAGCCGCTGCTGCGCGTCCTGGAGGATGGCAGGCAGCAGGTCGTGGTGGTGGGCCTAACGGAGATGCCGGTGACCAAAGTGGAGGATGTCCTGCGACTGATTGAGCACGGCAGCAAGGAGCGCACCTCCGGCCAGACCTCGGCGAATGCCAAGTCATCGCGTTCCCATGCCGTCTTCCAAATAGCACTGCACATGCCCGACTCCTGGGGCCCCTACGGCAAGTGCTCCTTTGTGGACTTGGCGGGCAATGAACGTGGGGCGGATACGCAATCCGCCGATCGCCAAACTCGCATTGAGGGTGCCGAGATCAACAAATCCCTGCTGGCCCTCAAGGAGTGCATTCGAGCGCTCAGCCGGCAGTCGAGCCACCTGCCCTTCCGTGGCTCCAAGTTGACCCAAGTGCTGCGCGACTCCTTCGTCGGCGGCAAGAAGAACAAGACCTGCATGATTGCCATGATATCGCCATCCATGAGCTGCGTGGAGCACACACTCAACACGCTGCGTTACGCAGACAGAGTTAAGGAGCTCATAGCCAAGGAAGAAGACATCTTGCAGTCCGCAAGCGGGGATGGGGAGAAGTCGCCAGATCTCGACGACGAATCCGAGCCAGAAATGCTGGGCGACGAGGAGGTCGACGAAGagcaggaggatgaggagAATCCGCATATAACCATATCCTCCGAGGAGGCAAGCTCCTGCACTCAACCGAACATCAGTTTCGACATGAACTTCAACCACACCATCAACATGCCCGTCGAGTTTCGAGAAGTGGCTGAGCAGCATGGACTTTTGGTAGAGTATCTAGAGGACTACGCTCGCAATTTCCGGGAACTGGAAACGGAAAAGGAACTGGAGCAATACACGCGAAATTCCGAAAGTTTGCTACTGGAACTGCTGGCCATGGTGAGCCGTACACGGGATCTAACGCTCAATTACAACACTCAGAAGTTAATGAAGAAAGGTAACCCGGATGCATATAAGCAGGACGAGcaggacgaacaggacgatTCCGAATAGATATTTCCCACCTACTTACCCTACAATATGAATCTATTTTCTATCACTCTGTATCTTTTCAATTGCGTTTTGGGGGACCCCCGAATGGCTCAGATTTCGATTCGATAAACAAGCAGTTAATGATAATTCAACCACGAATTGAGTTCTTGTCTTCTCCCATCCACTTCCATCCACTTCCATCCACACTGCACTCAAGTTTCACTTGAGCTCGCCGAggtaaaataaaaacttttcccccctgcaaacttttctttttgtgcaGCTTCCCAACTGGCGGTATGGGTTTCCACAGCGCGCTGATACAAATTTATGACCGTCCAAAGTGTAATCAACAACATGCGGCAAGCGGAGCGGTGGCCAACAAAAGGAACTGAACCTTTGGGGTGGATTTGTTAACTTGGTTAACTGGCAATATTCCCGGCAGCATATGTAACAGATCCGAAAGAA is part of the Drosophila yakuba strain Tai18E2 chromosome 2R, Prin_Dyak_Tai18E2_2.1, whole genome shotgun sequence genome and encodes:
- the LOC6531779 gene encoding uncharacterized protein LOC6531779 — encoded protein: MTDPINTNFDESGAPPIGGDTMNKRLDCEHLDQMTDNWTDYQRPSFATALLRFFGNVFVDIFNAIFG
- the LOC6531780 gene encoding uncharacterized protein LOC6531780 isoform X2: MLQQRVLDHHHRSATKIQALFRGWKSRRTIHDHSKLLRKQVCAAEDLLNCVAFKLHHLLRTFAIPGVYSLKNSNCLSRIEKLLASLHFRFHNGRVKSQLTKDLDDRSRATETFRKSNKFSKVPFEGARYWSQCKPKCDAALKMSKNIDRRMYRIIEIYDASQREAHTALVEKNRVYRKQKGLMKNVKKAAEKSKRDFCGDVIASMRRWKILVDNDLSVGKNIFKNPENLERFITEISQYANEFENCTCYCRIPVFTEIYCG
- the LOC6531780 gene encoding uncharacterized protein LOC6531780 isoform X1; its protein translation is MFSGILPMMQHTRRATVPLSGVSESISGSIKSSNCRMQLLSRTGILLLDYKQYKAARTVQQNWRKFHFRKCFKDLRAAAITIQRWWRGFSVRNNYLRLVENMLQQRVLDHHHRSATKIQALFRGWKSRRTIHDHSKLLRKQVCAAEDLLNCVAFKLHHLLRTFAIPGVYSLKNSNCLSRIEKLLASLHFRFHNGRVKSQLTKDLDDRSRATETFRKSNKFSKVPFEGARYWSQCKPKCDAALKMSKNIDRRMYRIIEIYDASQREAHTALVEKNRVYRKQKGLMKNVKKAAEKSKRDFCGDVIASMRRWKILVDNDLSVGKNIFKNPENLERFITEISQYANEFENCTCYCRIPVFTEIYCG
- the LOC6531781 gene encoding kinesin-like protein Klp59C, whose amino-acid sequence is MDRIQIGEQLFFQRSDGRVHPVVCTAKNLEHDSITGEWTEGTVVKGKEVPLSTLIGINRHIFAENQSPPAKPPNSMLPRPRALSPPGAPLSLRKSHTGNPYTERIRVPDCRSKIATRKTDPALAGNREQARSHTPRVATCRPTRDASPTQGRSKAQLGHKGSNNNSSQRCSSVVREVNRMKEEREKRRARQVEQLQEKDAMRRKDPNNPNWEVSLMLRQYRSTLNFSPLRCLDPNGATVQQITVCVRKRPMSRREENTKNLDIISVPSADTLIVHEMRLKVDLTKFLEHHKFRFDYTFDEECSNALVYDHTARPLIRTMFEGGNATCFAYGQTGSGKTHTMGGEFFGKIQDCGTGIYAMAARDVFEEVSRPEYQEMGAKITCSFFEIYGTKVFDLLLPNKPLLRVLEDGRQQVVVVGLTEMPVTKVEDVLRLIEHGSKERTSGQTSANAKSSRSHAVFQIALHMPDSWGPYGKCSFVDLAGNERGADTQSADRQTRIEGAEINKSLLALKECIRALSRQSSHLPFRGSKLTQVLRDSFVGGKKNKTCMIAMISPSMSCVEHTLNTLRYADRVKELIAKEEDILQSASGDGEKSPDLDDESEPEMLGDEEVDEEQEDEENPHITISSEEASSCTQPNISFDMNFNHTINMPVEFREVAEQHGLLVEYLEDYARNFRELETEKELEQYTRNSESLLLELLAMVSRTRDLTLNYNTQKLMKKGNPDAYKQDEQDEQDDSE